From the Drosophila sechellia strain sech25 chromosome X, ASM438219v1, whole genome shotgun sequence genome, the window ATTTGGATGGCATTGATTTGCGAACAGTGAATCCACAGTGGTTGCGAAATAACATTGGTGCTGTCAGTCAGGAGCCGGTGCTCTTCTCGTGCTCCATTCGAGAGAATATTCTGTATGGCGCTAATCCTGGCGAAACACCGAGCCTGGAGCGACTGCAGCAGGTTGTTGAAGATGCAAATGTCAGCCAGTTCACCGACCAACTGCCGGATGGACTAGACACGCTCGTCGGCCAACGGGGAATGATGCTCAGTGGCGGGCAAAAGCAAAGAGTGGCCATTGCCAGGGCTCTAATTAAGGTGGAGTCTATATTCAATTCTTAGTTACTCAATTTACAATTTCCTAAGTGTAAACTTATTCATACCCCTACAGAACCCCTCTATGCTGATTTTAGATGAAGCCACCAGTGCGTTGGACGCCGTTTCGGAAAACCTGGTGCAGAATGCCTTAGACAATCTTATCCAGGGACGCACCGTGCTGACAATTGCCCATCGACTCAGCACAATTCGGAATGCGGATCAAATCGCCGTCTTAAGCGACGGAAAGATTGTAGAGCAGGGCAGATACAACGAGCTTATGGGCATCCAGGAGGGCGTCTTCCGGGAACTGGTGGCCAGCCAAGCATTCGGCAGCCGAAACTAAAAGAGGGTGCGGAATTTAAGATAAGGTGGACTGTACGACTTTAAGTTAGAAGTGAGAACACCGCTGCTATGTGGTGGACCAGCTAGTGCTATTGTTACCGGGATATGTGTTCATAAATCAAATGTTTTTAACTCTTTGTAAAATATACACCGTTGACCATAAGGGAGCCGATGTCTtttcttcaaaaaaaaaacatttctaTGGTATCTTTTGTTGCTTTAAGTGAATACAAACACCTCAAACACAAGTGGGTTTATTCTTCGGAAACTTATtacttttcaataaaaatattcaaacgGTACTTTACATAAtaatcgttttatttttatcatttaCAATCATTATTTTCAAGCTACACTTGAATCTAATCGTCTTAAATCTAATAAACAGgcacaaaaataaatgcaataatttCTTTGTATCTAACTTCTAAATACGTCCTGTGTGCAAGCATCCAGAAATTCAATACGTGGAACATTTCATCTGAATCTTCTCCAGAATCTTTTCACGTTCTGCCTATTTCATTGTGGGCATGGCCACAGCCGCTTGGGTGTGGGTCACATCCGTTTCGCGCCACAACTGAGTTACCGTCTTCGTCTGGGTGTAGAATTTGATACCCTGTTTGCCATAGAAGTGATGGTCGCCGCGGAAAGAGCCACGAGTCCCGGTAAAGGAGAACATGGGCAGGGGCACGGGAATTGGCACGTTCACGCCAACCTGACCGGCATCGATTTCGTTGACAAACTTGCGGGCTGCCGCTCCATTGGTAGTGAAGACGGCGGTACCATTTCCATAAGGATTGGCATTTACAATGCCAATGGCATCGTCCAAGGTGTCAGCCTTCAGGATGACCAGCACAGGGCCAAAGATCTCCTCAGTGTAGCACTTCATGCTGGGCGTAACATCGCTTAGGATGGTTGGTCCCACAAAGTATCCATCCTCGTAGCCGGGCACGGTTATCTTCCTGCCGTCCAGGATGAGCTTAGCTCCCTCTTTGACCCCAGACTCAATCAGGTCATTAATGCGTTGGCGTGAGGCGGCACTGATCACGGGTCCCACGTCAGTTCCAGGCACATGGCCGGCATTTACCTTCAGCTTCTGGGCACGCTCCACCAGATCGGGAATCCATGCCTGGGCGTCGCCGACAAAGACAGCCGTGGACAAGGCCATGCAACGCTGACCAGCAGCTCCAAAGGCGGCACCTGCCAACTGGTTCAAAGTATTCTCCTTGTTGGCATCGCCCAAGATGATGCCGTGGTTCTTAGCGCCCATATTGGATTGCACCCGCTTGCCATTCTTGCCAGCCCGCTCGTAAATGTACTTGCCTGCCTGGTCTGAGCCCACAAAGGACACTGCCTTAATTTCGGGAGCATCGCAGATGAAGTTCACAGCGTCATGTTGGCCATGGATTACGTTGACGACACCCGGCGGACAGCCAGCTTCGTTAAGAAGCTCCATCAGCAACATGGTTGCACCAGGCACACGTTCCGATGGCTTCAGCAGCATAGTGTTACCGGTGGTGATGGCCACCGGGAACATCCACAGCGGTATCATGGCCGGGAAATTGAACGGCGCAACTCCAGCGGTTACTCCGAGGGGCAGCACCAGTGAGTACGTATCCATGTCCCTGGCCACGTTGGCTACTGTTTCGCCCATCTGCAGAGATGGGATGCTGCAGCAATGTTCCACCACCTGAAGGCCGCGGAGCACGTCGCCCTCTGCGTCGGCCAAGGTTTTGCCCTGCTCCTTGGTAATGTTCTTGGCCAGCTCGCCCATGTTCTCCTTGATGAGAGCCTGTAGCTTGAACATCACCTGCTGGCGGGTGAGGACCGACTGGTTGCTCCACGAGCGGAAAGCCTTCTTGTTCGACTCAAGGGCCGCCTGCATCTCCGCCTGTGTGGCCTTGGGCACGCGGGTGACCACTTGATTGGTGGCTGGATCGTGCACATCAATCCATTCGTTCGTCTTCGACTCAACGAACTTGCCGTCGATGAAGAGCTTGGTGGTGGGAGCGGCTGAGGAGTAGGACCTCTTTGCCAGTTGGCGGGCCTGGAGATAAAGGAGGGACATGAGTCGGTAAACAGCC encodes:
- the LOC6615866 gene encoding probable methylmalonate-semialdehyde dehydrogenase [acylating], mitochondrial, which gives rise to MSLVRLIGAEARQLAKRSYSSAAPTTKLFIDGKFVESKTNEWIDVHDPATNQVVTRVPKATQAEMQAALESNKKAFRSWSNQSVLTRQQVMFKLQALIKENMGELAKNITKEQGKTLADAEGDVLRGLQVVEHCCSIPSLQMGETVANVARDMDTYSLVLPLGVTAGVAPFNFPAMIPLWMFPVAITTGNTMLLKPSERVPGATMLLMELLNEAGCPPGVVNVIHGQHDAVNFICDAPEIKAVSFVGSDQAGKYIYERAGKNGKRVQSNMGAKNHGIILGDANKENTLNQLAGAAFGAAGQRCMALSTAVFVGDAQAWIPDLVERAQKLKVNAGHVPGTDVGPVISAASRQRINDLIESGVKEGAKLILDGRKITVPGYEDGYFVGPTILSDVTPSMKCYTEEIFGPVLVILKADTLDDAIGIVNANPYGNGTAVFTTNGAAARKFVNEIDAGQVGVNVPIPVPLPMFSFTGTRGSFRGDHHFYGKQGIKFYTQTKTVTQLWRETDVTHTQAAVAMPTMK